Proteins co-encoded in one Alcanivorax sp. genomic window:
- the grpE gene encoding nucleotide exchange factor GrpE gives MSEQEKDQNNAEPQVETVEEQEAAAAAAEAEGEQAEPTAEEKLAELEAELATVKKALGEADIRAQAEIQNVRRRAERDVQHAHKFALEKFAGDLLSVADNLERGLGALDADDEALKGAREGIELTLKSLLDVFGKYNLEQISPSDEPFNPELHEAMTMVPVPNVDPNTVIEVLEKGYQLNGRLIRPARVVVSKAP, from the coding sequence ATGAGTGAGCAGGAAAAAGACCAGAACAACGCCGAGCCGCAGGTAGAGACTGTGGAAGAGCAAGAAGCGGCTGCGGCTGCCGCAGAGGCGGAAGGCGAGCAGGCGGAACCTACCGCCGAAGAGAAGCTGGCGGAGCTGGAAGCCGAATTGGCGACCGTGAAGAAGGCACTGGGCGAAGCGGATATCCGTGCCCAGGCCGAAATCCAGAATGTGCGCCGCCGTGCCGAGCGCGATGTGCAGCACGCCCACAAGTTTGCCCTGGAGAAGTTCGCCGGCGATTTGCTGAGCGTGGCGGACAATCTGGAGCGTGGTCTGGGCGCGCTGGATGCCGACGACGAGGCACTGAAAGGGGCCCGCGAAGGGATCGAGCTGACGCTCAAGTCCCTGCTGGATGTGTTCGGCAAGTACAACCTGGAGCAGATCAGTCCCAGTGATGAACCCTTCAACCCTGAGCTGCATGAAGCCATGACCATGGTGCCGGTGCCCAACGTGGATCCGAACACCGTGATTGAGGTGCTCGAGAAGGGTTACCAGCTCAATGGCCGTCTGATCCGCCCGGCTCGGGTGGTGGTCAGCAAGGCGCCGTAA
- a CDS encoding IS110 family transposase, which yields MQVARSIVGIDVAKAELVIHFQGQTFTIENTPKAIKHWLKSLPCSCEIAIEATGTYHMAVIELAHAKGHHIYVIDASRLSSYRKGTGGRAKTDASDAQLLARHLQREKEDLRRWSPPPKAYRTLQTLLRRRAALIKARTMIQQSLGGEKILKASLTRLISQINSLDTLIQKHLRNTVREAGLCDQVQRCKSLEGVGDLTAYALVMAFLRGDFRNSDAFVAFLGMDVHVKDSGTRTGKRKLTKKGDSETRRLLYCAAMAARKSARWAGVYQGYLDRGLAKTQALVILARKLVRIAFALMKSRTDYVSMPAS from the coding sequence ATGCAAGTAGCAAGATCTATCGTCGGCATCGACGTCGCCAAGGCCGAGTTGGTCATTCATTTCCAGGGCCAGACGTTCACCATCGAGAACACCCCCAAAGCCATTAAACACTGGCTCAAGAGCCTGCCATGCTCCTGTGAGATCGCCATTGAGGCCACAGGGACTTACCACATGGCAGTCATCGAGTTGGCCCATGCCAAAGGGCACCACATTTACGTCATTGATGCTTCACGTCTCAGCAGCTACCGCAAGGGAACAGGCGGCCGAGCTAAAACAGACGCCTCTGACGCCCAGCTGCTTGCCCGCCATCTGCAGAGAGAGAAGGAGGATCTGCGCCGTTGGAGCCCGCCGCCCAAGGCGTATCGAACACTGCAGACACTGCTACGCCGCCGCGCGGCGCTGATCAAGGCGCGAACCATGATCCAACAGAGCCTGGGTGGCGAAAAGATTCTCAAGGCGAGCCTGACAAGGCTGATCTCACAGATCAACAGTCTGGATACACTAATCCAGAAGCATCTTCGCAACACCGTAAGAGAGGCAGGGCTCTGCGATCAGGTACAACGCTGCAAATCTCTGGAAGGTGTGGGCGATCTGACGGCTTACGCCTTGGTCATGGCCTTCCTGCGAGGAGACTTCCGCAACAGCGACGCCTTCGTCGCCTTCCTGGGGATGGATGTCCATGTAAAGGACTCCGGCACCAGAACGGGAAAACGCAAGCTGACCAAAAAAGGCGACTCAGAGACCCGCAGACTGCTTTACTGTGCGGCCATGGCCGCTCGTAAAAGCGCCCGCTGGGCGGGTGTCTACCAAGGTTATCTCGACCGTGGCCTGGCGAAAACGCAGGCCCTGGTCATCCTCGCACGTAAGCTGGTCCGTATCGCCTTCGCGCTGATGAAGAGCCGTACTGACTACGTATCTATGCCTGCCTCATAA
- the hrcA gene encoding heat-inducible transcriptional repressor HrcA: MSKLDLNERKQRLLMTLVERHIRDGQPVGSKTLATGSGLQVSPATIRNIMAELEDLGILASPHTSAGRIPTELGYRMYVDSLLASSVMERPDHRDLKRELNQLLAPEQSPQELISQASRTLAELTRMAGLVAVPRREVTTLRQVEFLPLSGKRVLVVLVVNRSEVQNRIIHTDRDYEEAELRQAANYINHTYAGCDLNSICDGLLNTMNADRQHMDALMQTAVAVADKALRTEESDSDYVVSGESNLIQTAEADNLNQLRDLFDAFNHKRDILHLLERSMKADGVQIFIGRESGFRPFEDYSLISAPYRADNGPVGVLAVVGPTRMDYEKVIPTVDITAKILSAALTQL; the protein is encoded by the coding sequence ATGAGCAAGCTGGATCTCAACGAACGAAAACAACGCCTGTTGATGACGCTGGTGGAGCGGCATATCCGCGATGGTCAGCCGGTGGGGTCCAAGACCCTGGCCACCGGCAGTGGCCTGCAGGTAAGCCCGGCCACCATTCGCAATATCATGGCGGAGCTGGAGGATCTGGGGATTCTGGCCAGCCCGCATACCTCGGCGGGGCGCATCCCCACCGAGCTGGGTTATCGCATGTATGTGGATTCCCTGCTTGCCTCCAGTGTGATGGAGCGCCCGGATCACAGGGATCTCAAGCGCGAGCTCAATCAACTGCTGGCGCCGGAGCAGTCTCCCCAGGAATTGATTTCCCAGGCCTCCAGGACCCTGGCCGAGCTGACGCGCATGGCGGGGCTGGTGGCGGTGCCGCGCCGGGAAGTGACCACGTTACGGCAGGTGGAATTCTTGCCCCTGTCCGGCAAGCGGGTGCTGGTGGTGCTGGTGGTGAACCGCTCCGAGGTGCAGAACCGCATCATCCACACCGACCGGGATTATGAAGAAGCCGAGCTGCGCCAGGCGGCCAACTACATTAATCACACCTATGCCGGCTGCGACCTGAACAGCATCTGTGATGGCCTGCTCAACACCATGAACGCCGACCGGCAGCACATGGATGCCTTGATGCAGACGGCGGTGGCGGTGGCAGACAAGGCCCTGCGCACGGAGGAATCCGATTCCGACTACGTGGTGTCAGGCGAATCCAACCTGATCCAGACCGCAGAAGCAGATAACCTGAACCAGCTGCGCGACCTGTTCGATGCCTTTAATCACAAGCGCGATATCCTGCACCTGCTGGAACGCTCCATGAAGGCGGATGGCGTACAGATCTTCATCGGTCGCGAATCCGGCTTCCGCCCGTTCGAGGATTATTCCCTGATCTCGGCGCCCTACCGGGCGGATAACGGCCCTGTGGGGGTGCTCGCCGTGGTCGGCCCGACGCGGATGGACTATGAAAAGGTGATCCCTACCGTGGATATCACCGCCAAGATCCTCTCAGCGGCCCTCACCCAGCTGTAA
- a CDS encoding RDD family protein, whose product MKDYTNPYQTPDAQPSTGADSTAPLAGRGQRLAGALIDGLIGMALIGPLFYFSGTWEALMQGQVMDLSTTLTWFIVGEVAFLAVQGYLLFNRQQTIGKWLLNMKIVGMEQDAVPAGKLYGVRYLLMHVIAQIPVLNLVMIIDPLLIFRKDKRCLHDLLAGTQVIEAPKG is encoded by the coding sequence ATGAAAGACTACACCAACCCGTATCAAACGCCCGACGCCCAGCCCTCCACCGGGGCCGACAGCACCGCCCCTCTGGCCGGTCGTGGCCAGCGACTGGCGGGCGCCCTCATCGATGGCCTGATCGGCATGGCACTGATCGGCCCGCTGTTTTATTTCAGCGGCACCTGGGAGGCCCTCATGCAGGGGCAGGTCATGGATCTGAGCACCACGCTCACTTGGTTCATCGTGGGCGAAGTGGCGTTCCTGGCCGTGCAGGGCTATCTGCTGTTCAACCGCCAGCAGACCATCGGCAAGTGGTTGCTGAACATGAAAATTGTGGGCATGGAACAGGATGCCGTTCCCGCAGGAAAACTCTACGGGGTTCGCTATCTGCTGATGCACGTCATTGCGCAGATTCCCGTGCTTAACCTGGTGATGATCATCGACCCGCTGCTGATCTTCCGCAAGGACAAGCGCTGCCTGCACGACCTGCTGGCTGGCACCCAGGTTATTGAGGCGCCCAAAGGCTAA